The genomic stretch CAAGGATGATAGTATCTCTAGTTTGCAAAAAACAGCTCATGAGAAGTTATCAAGAATAGCCTCATTGGAGAGTGAGATTGAAGCCCTTCAAGTAAGTTACTAACAGTAATTTGAAAACTTGTCTTTCCATATTATGGTCAATGGAGTTCGAGTTTGTatgtatgcatgatttgttatgTAGAAGAAGGGTTCTGTAGAGACACAAGAGCTTGTGCAGAAATCGGATGCCCGAGCTGTTGAGCTTGAGAAGCAGGTCTGGAATTTGTGAATCTTGTGTGTTTTGAGTCATAATTGAGATCAGATGCACTTATGGATGCAACTTCTGGGCAGGTGGAAAACCTTAAGAATAAGATTGAGGCTCAAAATAGGAAGAAAGATGCCTTGGAGAGTCACGTTGCTGAAGCAGAGAAGAAGGCACAGGATATGAGTCTTAAATTGGAGCGGGTCAGtactatttatttttccttttttttttcttatagcatCATAATTGTTTGCTCTTTATAGATGCTAGTATTTGTTTTTGCATGTTTCATTGTTCTGTATGGCATGCTAGTTTTCATACAACtagtatttgttgctttatgCGTGATTGTTCTAGATGATACTCTTGTTCTTATTTAACTGCTCaatgataattttattctttgtattacTTTTTTAATGAACGTATCCAGTGATATGGTTTCTGTTCTATGTTTAACTAGCATTTCATTATGATTAGTTAGTGAAAAAGCTTTGCCTCATTGTTTATGAATACCTACTAGTTGGTATTGGATTATTTGCAAATTCAATGACATATGCTTTTGCAGataggtttttaaaatttgtcctcTGTTGTCCTTTTCTGGTCCTTCATGTTGTCATCATGTTTCTCTTGTGCCTTTTTACATATGcggatattaaaataaattctatcTGGGTCTTATTGGATACCTGTAGTATTTAGCTTCTATAGTATCTTGCAAATTTTGTAGCTTTTGGTGATCTTTCATTTTCAGAAAGCAATAGTGGTCCTGGCTTTTCCTTTGTTGTATTTCTTGAGCAACATACTTCTCTTGGAAATTAGGACCTGTGTAAGCCTCCAGGTTTATACTGGCTAGTGATTTTGTTAGTTAAGTTTTCATTTAGTTTAGTATGAGGTCATACAACTTCCATTTTTTGCCACTTTCAATTTTATCTGTCACATTCTTTCGCAGCTCCAAAAGACTTTTGAGGAGCAGAAGCACAGAATCCAGAAAACTGAGCGTGCTCTAAAAGTGGCAGAGGTTTGTTAATATCAGTGGCAGATATGGCATGGTACCCACTTCTGATACGTTGCTAAGTCAtatattttccttcttttattcaaaaaactTGCCCAGGAAGAGTTGTTAAGGGTGCGATTTGAAGCAACCtcaaaatcaaaggagctaACGGAGGTGAGACCCAGTAATAATGGAAacttatttacttgtttttccaTTTTGCTTTAAACCAGTTAGATTACTTGTATCTTAGAGTAAAAGAATCAAATTGCATTGTGTACATCAACTGTGGCATTTCTATATTCATTCTATCTTGTGAAGTTTACTGAATAATGTATTTATattctaaccctttggtttgTTGATTTATCTTGACTATTATACCACAACTGTTGATCAGGTTCATGAGGCATGGTTGCCTCCTTGGCTTGTAAGTCATATGGATCATTGGCAGGTATACTTATACACCTGattttgatgtttgtttgtGCTCATTCTTTCTGCTTTTTATAGCTCTTGTCTTCCTTCTATAGGACTTAACTGCAACCTATTGGAAGGAAAAGTTGAGACCAACTGTGAATTTCTTCCTGCTAAAGGTATTTATGCTGATAGTGTATTCATGTGGTATGATAAAGAATTTGggtccttgtttttttttgtctggTTTTGAGGATGATAATTGTGGCTAtggattattaattatttatttacatgtaAAATGACCTCTTATTCTGAGCTTGCAATTGTTTTAGGTATCAAATAAATCAGCAGAAGGCCGGAAATGGGTTGAACCTCACTTGGAAACTGCTAAAACTGTAAGTTAAGTTCATTGGGAGTTGTACATTCACATTTCAGACATCTTGCTATAGTCCATGATTTTACCTcgacttttaattttttttaattggatggGGATCACCCCTAGTAAGAAATGAAAACTACCGGGGAattgccttttttttataatttataaaaatgtctgaaaataaagaagttagaaaaataattaaacccaTTTGATTCAACTGGTTGATTGATCCAAGTCAATTTCAAGTTTTGGGTTGGCAACCTTGATTAAGTTGTTTCTTTAGTGAGttattttgtgttctttgagCTAATTACTTTACTTCGTTAAGAAATGGATTCCAGCTGCTAAGCAACAATGGACAGCTATCACAGCTTCTGTTAGACCACAAATACAATCTGTATGCACAAAGTCAGCTGAGTTTTATGAAGCATCCAAGTCTAGGCTTATACCACACCTTATCAAGGCTCAAGAAGTGGCTGATCCTTATTTCCAGGTTCTTTTTTCTATCACTAGGGGACTTTATCAAGGATGACAGGCTTCCATTTGGATGATTCATGAGCTATAAGATCTCTATGTAATTTGGTGCCAGGAAGCAAAGAAGATCTCTAAACCCTATGTCGATCAAGTTACTACCATCACTAAACCTTATGTGGAGAAAGCCCAAAAAGTTTTGAAGCCATACACAAAACGTGCAACTCGTACATATAAAAAGTTCCTTAAATCAGTGACAGCATATCATCGTCAGGTAATTTATAATATCTTTGTTAATTCTTGCTTAGAATTTGAACTCAGCTGTCTTTTCTTAGGCCtgaaattttattactttttgttgTTTGAACTTATCCATTTGTACTTTTACTTATAATTCCTCTTTGGAAAATTCTCTATATGTGGTTACATAAGTCAAGTTGATTTTGTCCGATGGTAGTTCTTTGAAAGATCTGATGTCCTCTTGTTTTTAAGTTAA from Dioscorea cayenensis subsp. rotundata cultivar TDr96_F1 unplaced genomic scaffold, TDr96_F1_v2_PseudoChromosome.rev07_lg8_w22 25.fasta BLBR01001548.1, whole genome shotgun sequence encodes the following:
- the LOC120256652 gene encoding uncharacterized protein LOC120256652 isoform X2, coding for MAGSKLWLAWIMLAFLIVGAKAEAVEELDESGSKPGLDLEHLRSKISALELTIVDNIRVLKDKDDSISSLQKTAHEKLSRIASLESEIEALQKGSVETQELVQKSDARAVELEKQVENLKNKIEAQNRKKDALESHVAEAEKKAQDMSLKLERLQKTFEEQKHRIQKTERALKVAEEELLRVRFEATSKSKELTEVHEAWLPPWLVSHMDHWQDLTATYWKEKLRPTVNFFLLKVSNKSAEGRKWVEPHLETAKTKWIPAAKQQWTAITASVRPQIQSVCTKSAEFYEASKSRLIPHLIKAQEVADPYFQEAKKISKPYVDQVTTITKPYVEKAQKVLKPYTKRATRTYKKFLKSVTAYHRQVQATVQEKLKQHELTKNFATKELAWFLASGLLALPVFFLYRLLLGACCRKARKPPRNHTSHSHRRHRRRHADN
- the LOC120256652 gene encoding myosin-2 heavy chain-like isoform X3, encoding MAGSKLWLAWIMLAFLIVGAKAEAVEELDESGSKPGLDLEHLRSKISALELTIVDNIRVLKDKDDSISSLQKTAHEKLSRIASLESEIEALQKKGSVETQELVQKSDARAVELEKQVENLKNKIEAQNRKKDALESHVAEAEKKAQDMSLKLERLQKTFEEQKHRIQKTERALKVAEEELLRVRFEATSKSKELTEVHEAWLPPWLVSHMDHWQDLTATYWKEKLRPTVNFFLLKVSNKSAEGRKWVEPHLETAKTKWIPAAKQQWTAITASVRPQIQSVCTKSAEFYEASKSRLIPHLIKAQEVADPYFQEAKKISKPYVDQVTTITKPYVEKAQKVLKPYTKRATRTYKKFLKSVTAYHRQV
- the LOC120256652 gene encoding uncharacterized protein LOC120256652 isoform X1, translated to MAGSKLWLAWIMLAFLIVGAKAEAVEELDESGSKPGLDLEHLRSKISALELTIVDNIRVLKDKDDSISSLQKTAHEKLSRIASLESEIEALQKKGSVETQELVQKSDARAVELEKQVENLKNKIEAQNRKKDALESHVAEAEKKAQDMSLKLERLQKTFEEQKHRIQKTERALKVAEEELLRVRFEATSKSKELTEVHEAWLPPWLVSHMDHWQDLTATYWKEKLRPTVNFFLLKVSNKSAEGRKWVEPHLETAKTKWIPAAKQQWTAITASVRPQIQSVCTKSAEFYEASKSRLIPHLIKAQEVADPYFQEAKKISKPYVDQVTTITKPYVEKAQKVLKPYTKRATRTYKKFLKSVTAYHRQVQATVQEKLKQHELTKNFATKELAWFLASGLLALPVFFLYRLLLGACCRKARKPPRNHTSHSHRRHRRRHADN